One Ferribacterium limneticum genomic window, GGAAGGCGTCGATCAGCGTCGGGTCGAAATGCTTGCCGGATTGCTCGTAGAGGTATTGCAACGCTTCCTCGACGGGCACCGCGCCTTTGTACGGGCGAACCGAGACGAGGGCATCGAAAACGTCAGCGATGGCGACAATCCGCCCTTCGAGCGGGATCTCCTCGCCCTTGAGTTGTTGCGGATAGCCGCTGCCATCCCATTTTTCGTGGTGGGTCAGGGCGATGATGCGCGAAGTTTCGAGCAGCTCGTTATCGTGCTTGCCGATGATTTCGGCGCCCATGATCGGGTGCTGGTGCATGACTTCCCATTCCGCGGCATCGAGTTTTCCCGGCTTGAGCAGGATGGCGTCGGGGATGCCAATCTTGCCGATGTCGTGCATTGGCGCCGTGTTGAAGATGATGTTGGCCGCTTCGTCGCCGAGGCCGTGGGCGAGCGCGATGATGCGGGCGTAATGGCTCATGCGCAGGACGTGGTTGCCGGTCTCGTTGTCCTTGAATTCGGCCGCCCGGCCAAGACGGCGGATGATCTGCTGGCGTGTCGTGAGCAGCTCGTGGGTGCGCTGGCGGACCATCCGTTCGAGTTCGCGCGACTGGTCGTAGAGCGCCAGATGGGTGCGCACCCGGGCTTTGACGATGGGCGGGCTGATCGGCTTGGTGATGTAATCGACGGCCCCCGTTTCCAGTCCGCGCTGCTCATCCTCGGTGCTGGTCATGGCGGTGACGAAAATGATCGGAATCCGTCGGCGGTCGGGGTTCGATTTGAGGCGTCGGCAGATTTCCAGACCACTGAGGCCGGGCATCATGATGTCGAGCAGGATGAGGTCGGGCGGCTCGTCGGAATAGACGATCTTGAGCGCCTTCTCGCCTGAGGTGGCGATGCGGATTCGATAGTCGTCACGCAGCACTTCGCTGAGCAGATCGATGTTTTCCGGGCTGTCGTCGACGACCAGGATGCATTGTTTGGGGAGAAGTGGGGACATGAGCTATGGGTTCTCGTCGGATGACTCAAGGGGTGCCCTGGTGCGGGCCGAGCTGTTGCAGGGTGATGGATGCTTCTTCGAAATCATACTGCCCGATCTGGCGAGCCAGTTGCTCGACCCGCTGCGGGTCGCATTGCTGCCCGAGCCAGGCGGAAATTTCTTCGAATTGGTGGACGGCTGCCGCATCGGCATTGTCGAGAAGCTGGCGCAGTGTGGACAGCGCCTTGGCCTGCGCTTCCGGTGGCGGCACCGGTGCCAATGGCCGCGCCGCCGTCGGCAGGGTGGCCGGAATGGCCAGGGCGGTCGGCAGCGTCGCCGCCAGTTTGAGCAGCAGCGCGCCGATCTCCTCGTCGCCGACGGGCGTCCCTTTTCTGAGCTTTTCTTCCAGTTCGCCGGCCAGCCGGGAGAGGGTGACGGCGCCGATATTGCCGGCCAGGCCGCGCAAGGTATGGGCCCGCAGGATCATGGCGGCGCTGTCGCCCTGTTGCCGGTCGGCCAGCAGCCGGTCGACGACATCGCCCTGATTTTCGCGGAAACGGATGACCAGCCGGTCGTACATGCTGTGATTGCCGCCCATCCGCGCCAGGGCGGCGGCGCTATCGATTTCCGGCGCATCCCCGGTGCCGGCGGGAATGACCGGAGTCGGCGCCAGGCTTTCGCCCTCGCGCAGCTTGAGCCAGTGCGCCAGCGTGGCGTAAAGAACGGCAACGTCGATGGGCTTGGGAATATGATCGTTCATGCCGGCCGTCAGACAGCGTTCGCGGTCGCTGGCCAGGGCGTTGGCGGTCATGGCGACGATCGGCAGCTGGCGCATGTGCAGTTCGTCGCGGATCTTGCCGGTCGCCGCGTAGCCGTCCATGACCGGCATCTGGCAATCCATCAGGACCAGATCGTAGGTCGCCTGCTGCACGGCGTCGACGGCCTGCTGGCCATTTTCCGCCGTATCGACGGTCAGTCCGATATTGCGCAACATTTCCTCGGCCAGTTCGCGATTGACCTCGTTGTCCTCGACGAGCAGCACGCGCCGGCCCGAGAAGTGGCGGGACAGATTGGCCGGCGTCACCGTCGGGACGGCGGCGAGGGCCGTTTCACGATGCAACGCGACCATGATGCTGTCGAACAGCGACGACGGCGTCGCCGGCTTGCTCAGGATGGCGCCAACCGTCTGGCTGCCGAGCGCCGCCTGCAACTCTTCGTGGTCGAAGGCGGTGGCCATCACGGTGGCGGCCTTGTCGGCCGGCGCCGACTGGCTGATCCGCTTGATCAGCTCGACGCCATCCATGCCCGGCATCTTCCAGTCGATGATGAGCAGTCCGTAGGGCTGGCCTGCCTGGCCGGCCACCGCCAGTTCGTCCAGCGCCGCGCTGCCGCTGGCCACGGCATGGCTGGAGATACCCAGCGCCGTCAGCATCTGCGTGAAGATCTCGCAGGCCCCGGCGCTGTCATCGACGACCAGGGCGCGCAGGTCGTCGGGCAGTCCGATGCGTCGCTGCCCCGTTTCTTCACCGACAGCGAGCCCGAAGCCAAGGCGGAAGCTGAAGCAACTGCCGGCGCCGAGCTGACTGGTGACGCTGATGCTGCCGCCCTGCAGGTCCACGATGCGCTTGCAGATCGACAGGCCCAACCCGGTGCCGCCGTATTTTCGTGTCGTCGAAGTGTCGGCCTGGGTGAAGGCCGAGAACAGTTGCGCCTGCTGCTCCGGGCTCATGCCGATGCCGGTATCGCGCACCTCGAAGCCGAGCTCGACCTTGTCGTCGTTGCCCGCCAGCCGGTGCACGACCACCGTGATTTCGCCGGCTTCGGTAAATTTGATGGCGTTGCCGACCAGATTGAGCAGGACCTGGCCAAGGCGCAGCGAATCGCCGATCAGGCGGTCTGGTACATCGGGGGCCACGGCGTAGAGAAGCTCCAGCCCGCGTTCGCGGGCTTTCTGGGCGCACAGGTCGCCGAGGTGGCGCAGGCTGGCGTCGAGACTGAATGGCGCCTGCTCGAAATGCATCATGCCGGCCTCGATCTTCGACAGGTCGAGAATGTCGTTGATGATGCCGAGCAGCCCCTTGGCGGCGTTATCGACCTTGCTCAGGTAGTTCTTCTGGCGCGAAGTCAGTTCGGTCTGCAAGGCGAGGTGGGTCATGCCGATGATGGCGTTCATCGGCGTGCGGATTTCGTGGCTCATGTTGGCCAGGAAGTCGGCCTTGGCGGCGGCGGCCGATTCGGCGGCGGCCTGTGCTTTTTCGGCGATGCGATTGGCCTCCTTGAGCGCCGAGATATCGACAATGATGCCGATCAGCCCGCCCGGGGTACCGTCGGGTGAGAGGAAGCCGCTGATCGAGTAGAGGGTGTCACGCAGTTCCCCGTTGGCATTGACCATTTGCACCTCGCGCGTGGTCCAGCCGCACTCGGCAATCACCCTTTCGTCTTCGGCCTGATAGGCCAGCCGCGCTTCTTCTGGCAGGTACTCGAGATCGAGCACTCGCTTGCCGATTAACTGCTGACGGTCTATGCCAAAAAATACCTCGTAGGCCCGGTTGCAGCCGAGGAAACGCGTGTGTTCGCCCTTGTAGAAAATGGCGTTGGGAATGGTGTCGATGAGGGCCTGCATGAAGGCGAACTGGCGGATCAGCTCGCCTTCGATTTCGCGCCGGTCGCTGATATCGAGGACAGTCACCAGCAGCGAGTCGAGCTGGCCATCCTCGTCGCGGATCGGGGCGATCTGGACGTCACCCCAGCAGGTTTTGCCATGCGCATCGACGAACTCGAATTCGTGGCGGACGGCCTTGCTTTGCCCGGAGGCGATCTGGGGCAGGACTTCGTTCATCCGGGCCTGAATCTCGGCCGGGAAAACGATGTCTTCGGGATGCGCCAGCAGCACATCGATCGGCTGACCGACAAAGCGGGCAAAGGCCGGATTGACCAGCGTCGGCTTGCGCGCCGGGCTGAGGCTGACGATGCCGACCGCGGCGTTGTCGAAAATGGCGCGGAAGAAGGCTTCGCGCTTTTGCAGGATGTCCTGGCTCTGGCGCAGCGCCTGCGTGCGTTTGGCGACCTTGAGTTCCAGCTCGATCTGGGCGTCTTCCTGGGCCCGGCGGGCGCTGCGCAAGTGCTCGCGCATGCCTTCGAGGGCGGCGGCGAGCTGGGTGACTTCGCGCCAGGGGGCATCGGTGGTGACCGGCCGGTCGAGCTCGAGGCGACCGATGCGCGTGCTGTCTTCGGCCAGGGCATGCAGCGGCGCGCCAAAGCGCCGGGCGATGTGGATGGCGACGGCCATGCCGAGGGCGAGGGCCGAGAGGGTGATGAGGGCGAGCAGCAGCAGGTCTTCGCGGGAAATCGGGACGAAATCGGTTTCCGGGGCGACGACGCCGAGCAGGATGCCGCTGGCGTTGCCTTCGAGCGGACGGAAGAGGCTGACCCATTGCCCGTCCGGGCGGTCGAATCGGTGCACGCCCTGGGCGGCCGAAGGCATCGCCTGCCATTGGCGGAAAGCATCGGCGAACTCGGGCAGTTCGAGTTCTTCGGAGGTTTTGAGCAGCGCCTGGTTAATGGCGTGGCGGTCGTTGAAACGGGGGTCGCGTGGCGGGGCAATGAGCTTGCCTTCCTTGAGGAAAAGCGCGGCCATGCCCTGCGAGCCGAAGACCATGCGGGTGGTGAATTCGGCAATGTCGATGAGCCGCACGTCGTGGGCGATGACGTAGGTCGAGCCATCGCTGGCCGTCCACCGCATGGCGGCCGTGATGCCGGGTTCCTTGGTGGTGAAGAAGATGTAGGGCTCGGTCCAGTGCACCGCCTGCGCCTCGGTCAGTGCCATGGCGCCCTTGAACCACGGACGTTCCCGGGCGTCGTAGTTGCGTTCGCGCATCTCGACATTTTCGATCTCGCGGTTCTTGTTCCAGGTGATCCAGTAGGTCTGGTTGCCCCATTCGGCCGGGTTGCTGATGCGGTTGAGCCAGCGGCCTTCGTCGGTCATCAGGAGGAGGATTTCGCGGCCTGATTCGTGGGCGAAGATGACCGAGGTGATTTCGCCGTGATTGGCGATGATGGGGAAGAAGAATTCGTTGAAACGCAGCAGTTGCGCCTGATCGATATCACTATTGACGCCCCAGCCGTGGCTGCTGCGCAAGGTGACTTCGACGGTCTTGAACAGCCGCGTGACGCGGGCTTCGAGCTGTTCGGCGGCGAGCCGCATCTGGGATTCGGCCAGCCGGTCTACCGTGGGTCGGCCGATCAGCTGATACAGGGCGAAAGCGAAGACGGCGACAGACAGCAGGATAAGCAGGCCGATACGCAGTACCAGACTGTTGGCGAACCCCGGCTTGTTGAAGAAACCATCCCGCAGCATTCTGTCCCCTGTTTGTGAATGCCAACGTTCCCCTAGCGACGAATTATTATTTTATTTTCAGCACCAATGTTACGAGATATACGCCTCGCGCGTATACATGTCAGCCGAATGATTTTTTTAGGGCAGGACGGTGATTTCGGGCGGCTGGCCGATGAACTCGAGGCGCTGGCGCAGGGCTTCGGTGACGAAAATCCGGTTGTCGCGGTCGACGCGCAAAACGAGGCCGATTTCCATCTTGCGTGCCATGTCACGCCAGCCATCCGGGCCGGCGATGAAGATCGGCTTGGAGGCTGCATCGGACAGCGTGCCAGCCTTCGGTCCGGCCGGAATGAGCACGGTGACGGCCTGCGTGTGGTCGGCCGGGTAGCCGCTACGCGGGTCGAGCAGGTGGGCGTAGCGTTGGCCGTCGACTTCGAAGAAGCGCTGGTAGTCGCCCGAGGTACCGATGGCTTCACCATCGGCCAGCGTCACGGTGGCCAGCGGCCCGGGTTGGCGCGGGTGCTGGATGCCGACGCGCCACGGCTTGCCTTGCTTGCTGCCGAGTGCCATTACGTTGCCGCCGATGTTGATCAGCGCGTTGTTGATGCCTTGCTGGCGCAGGATGGCGGCGGCGCGGTCGAGGGCGACGCCTTTGAGGTAGCCGCCGAAATCGAGGGCGACGTTGCGGTTGCGGCTGCTGATCGTCTGGCCGTCGATGGCGATGTCGGCAATCGACGGCTGGCTGGCCAGCCAGGCCTTGATGTCGGCCGGAGACGGCAGTTCGGCCTTGAATTCATCGGCCTGAAAGCCCCACAGCTTGATGAGCTGGCCAATGCCGGGGTCGAACAGGTAGTCGCCCTGTTTCGAAAGCGCTTGGGCTTCGCGGACGAATTCGGCGAGTTCCGGCGACGATTCCGACGGTCGACCGGAAAAAATGGCCGAATTCAAAATGGTCAGTTCGGACGCCTGCCAGGCGTGATAGCTGCGGTGCAGGCGGTCGAATTCACGCAACACGGCGGCGACGGCCTTGCGGCCCTGTTCGGGATCTTCGCTGACGACCAGCACTTCGACGCGGGTGCCGAAGACGTAGGCCTGCTGTTCCTGCAATGGCGTGCGGCCGCAGGCGGTGAGGAGGAGGGCGCACAGCGCCGTCAGAAAAAGCTTCAGGACAGGTGTCAGCTGAGGCCGCATGCGTGTTCGATGGCGGTGATGAAAGCGCCGGCCGCATCGAACCCCGACTGCTGGCGGATTTCGACCATGCAGGTCGGGCTGGTTACGTTGATTTCGGTCAGGTGGTCGCCGATGACATCGATGCCGACGAGCATGAGCCCGCGCTTGAAAAGGACGGGGCCGAGGGCTTCGGCGATTTCCCGGTCGCGGGCCGAGAGTTCCTGGGCGACGCCGGTGCCGCCGGTGGCGAGGTTGCCGCGCGTTTCGCCGGCCTTGGGGATGCGCGCCAGGCAAAAGGGCACCGGCTTGCCGGCGATGATCAGGATGCGCTTGTCGCCGTGGCTGATCTCGGGCACGTAGCGCTGCGCCATGATCGTCCGCGCGCCTTCGTGGGTCAGCGTTTCGACGATGACGTTGCGGTTTGGGTCGTTGCGATGGACGCGGAAAATCTGGCTGCCGCCCATGCCGTCGAGCGGCTTGAGGATGACGTCGCGCTGCTCGTCGATGAAATGGTGGATTTGCGCCATGTCGCGGCTGATCGCGGTGGTCGGGGCAAAGTGGGCGAACTCCATGAGCGCCAGCTTTTCCGAATGATCGCGCAGCGCCCGCGGCCGGTTGAAAACCTTGACGCCATCCGCCTCGGCCCGTTCGAGCAGCCAGGTTGCGGTGAGGTATTCGAAGTCGAAGGGCGGATCCTTGCGCATGATGACCGCGTCGAAGGCGGTCAGCGGCATCCATTCGCGGCCGGTTTCGCGGTACCAGTCGTGGTCGTCCGGGCGCAGCAGCAGGTGCGTCGCCTCGCCGACCACGCCGCCGGGGTGACCGGCCTCCGGCTTGCGCCAGCCGAGCGTCGCGGCGTCGATGGCATAAACATCGTGGCCGTGGTTTTCGGCGGCGCGCATCATGGCCACCGACGAATCCTTCCACGCCTTGAGATGCTCGAGCGGATCGACGATGAAGGCGATCTTCAGTGACTGTGCACTGCCGCCGAGCAGGTGTTTTTCGAAATGTAGTTGCTGAGCCACGGCGCTCAGTCGTTTTCCGGCGCCGTGCGCTCAAGTTCGATGGCCGCCGCCAGGCAGGCCAGCCGGCCGACGACGCCGTAGGCGTAGAAGCGGTTGGGCGCGGCGTCCGGGTTGTTGCAGCCGTAGTCGGGCATGTTGCAGCCGGTCTCGAAGGCCAGCGGCTCGAAATGCATGCCCGGCGCGTTGAGGTTTTCGTCCTTGCCGCGCCCGGTGTGCACGCGGTAGAAGCCGCCGACGACATAACGGTCGACCATGTAAATGACCGGCTCGGCGACCGCCTCGTTGAGCGTCTCGAACGAATGCACGCCTTCCTGAATGAGCACTTCGGAGACTTCCAAACCTTCCTTGACGACGCTCATCTTGTTGCGCTGCTTGCGGTTGAGGGCGATGACTTCGTCGACATTGCGCACCGTCATGATGCCCATGCCGTAGGTGCCGGCATCGGCCTTGACGACGACGTAGGGCGTCTCTTCGATGTCGTATTCGCGGTACTTTTCCTTGACGATGTCGAGCACGGCCGA contains:
- a CDS encoding FAD:protein FMN transferase — encoded protein: MRPQLTPVLKLFLTALCALLLTACGRTPLQEQQAYVFGTRVEVLVVSEDPEQGRKAVAAVLREFDRLHRSYHAWQASELTILNSAIFSGRPSESSPELAEFVREAQALSKQGDYLFDPGIGQLIKLWGFQADEFKAELPSPADIKAWLASQPSIADIAIDGQTISSRNRNVALDFGGYLKGVALDRAAAILRQQGINNALINIGGNVMALGSKQGKPWRVGIQHPRQPGPLATVTLADGEAIGTSGDYQRFFEVDGQRYAHLLDPRSGYPADHTQAVTVLIPAGPKAGTLSDAASKPIFIAGPDGWRDMARKMEIGLVLRVDRDNRIFVTEALRQRLEFIGQPPEITVLP
- a CDS encoding response regulator encodes the protein MLRDGFFNKPGFANSLVLRIGLLILLSVAVFAFALYQLIGRPTVDRLAESQMRLAAEQLEARVTRLFKTVEVTLRSSHGWGVNSDIDQAQLLRFNEFFFPIIANHGEITSVIFAHESGREILLLMTDEGRWLNRISNPAEWGNQTYWITWNKNREIENVEMRERNYDARERPWFKGAMALTEAQAVHWTEPYIFFTTKEPGITAAMRWTASDGSTYVIAHDVRLIDIAEFTTRMVFGSQGMAALFLKEGKLIAPPRDPRFNDRHAINQALLKTSEELELPEFADAFRQWQAMPSAAQGVHRFDRPDGQWVSLFRPLEGNASGILLGVVAPETDFVPISREDLLLLALITLSALALGMAVAIHIARRFGAPLHALAEDSTRIGRLELDRPVTTDAPWREVTQLAAALEGMREHLRSARRAQEDAQIELELKVAKRTQALRQSQDILQKREAFFRAIFDNAAVGIVSLSPARKPTLVNPAFARFVGQPIDVLLAHPEDIVFPAEIQARMNEVLPQIASGQSKAVRHEFEFVDAHGKTCWGDVQIAPIRDEDGQLDSLLVTVLDISDRREIEGELIRQFAFMQALIDTIPNAIFYKGEHTRFLGCNRAYEVFFGIDRQQLIGKRVLDLEYLPEEARLAYQAEDERVIAECGWTTREVQMVNANGELRDTLYSISGFLSPDGTPGGLIGIIVDISALKEANRIAEKAQAAAESAAAAKADFLANMSHEIRTPMNAIIGMTHLALQTELTSRQKNYLSKVDNAAKGLLGIINDILDLSKIEAGMMHFEQAPFSLDASLRHLGDLCAQKARERGLELLYAVAPDVPDRLIGDSLRLGQVLLNLVGNAIKFTEAGEITVVVHRLAGNDDKVELGFEVRDTGIGMSPEQQAQLFSAFTQADTSTTRKYGGTGLGLSICKRIVDLQGGSISVTSQLGAGSCFSFRLGFGLAVGEETGQRRIGLPDDLRALVVDDSAGACEIFTQMLTALGISSHAVASGSAALDELAVAGQAGQPYGLLIIDWKMPGMDGVELIKRISQSAPADKAATVMATAFDHEELQAALGSQTVGAILSKPATPSSLFDSIMVALHRETALAAVPTVTPANLSRHFSGRRVLLVEDNEVNRELAEEMLRNIGLTVDTAENGQQAVDAVQQATYDLVLMDCQMPVMDGYAATGKIRDELHMRQLPIVAMTANALASDRERCLTAGMNDHIPKPIDVAVLYATLAHWLKLREGESLAPTPVIPAGTGDAPEIDSAAALARMGGNHSMYDRLVIRFRENQGDVVDRLLADRQQGDSAAMILRAHTLRGLAGNIGAVTLSRLAGELEEKLRKGTPVGDEEIGALLLKLAATLPTALAIPATLPTAARPLAPVPPPEAQAKALSTLRQLLDNADAAAVHQFEEISAWLGQQCDPQRVEQLARQIGQYDFEEASITLQQLGPHQGTP
- a CDS encoding response regulator, which translates into the protein MSPLLPKQCILVVDDSPENIDLLSEVLRDDYRIRIATSGEKALKIVYSDEPPDLILLDIMMPGLSGLEICRRLKSNPDRRRIPIIFVTAMTSTEDEQRGLETGAVDYITKPISPPIVKARVRTHLALYDQSRELERMVRQRTHELLTTRQQIIRRLGRAAEFKDNETGNHVLRMSHYARIIALAHGLGDEAANIIFNTAPMHDIGKIGIPDAILLKPGKLDAAEWEVMHQHPIMGAEIIGKHDNELLETSRIIALTHHEKWDGSGYPQQLKGEEIPLEGRIVAIADVFDALVSVRPYKGAVPVEEALQYLYEQSGKHFDPTLIDAFRSALPEVLRIKEIYADEHGALTDLEFQINEIFHHKDDPTGYPGVLSSTEGGLD
- the gshB gene encoding glutathione synthase; protein product: MAQQLHFEKHLLGGSAQSLKIAFIVDPLEHLKAWKDSSVAMMRAAENHGHDVYAIDAATLGWRKPEAGHPGGVVGEATHLLLRPDDHDWYRETGREWMPLTAFDAVIMRKDPPFDFEYLTATWLLERAEADGVKVFNRPRALRDHSEKLALMEFAHFAPTTAISRDMAQIHHFIDEQRDVILKPLDGMGGSQIFRVHRNDPNRNVIVETLTHEGARTIMAQRYVPEISHGDKRILIIAGKPVPFCLARIPKAGETRGNLATGGTGVAQELSARDREIAEALGPVLFKRGLMLVGIDVIGDHLTEINVTSPTCMVEIRQQSGFDAAGAFITAIEHACGLS